A DNA window from Aquarana catesbeiana isolate 2022-GZ linkage group LG01, ASM4218655v1, whole genome shotgun sequence contains the following coding sequences:
- the LOC141124133 gene encoding beta-1,4-galactosyltransferase galt-1-like, which produces MWRYLRFMFCTLSIFVWVAVISFSYHIQIRHQKMRLQKLPIAIDTITALDRRTFIISPYYEPRLGQSVRVIAIIHVSVKELYCIFHCSSHQNVFVRAEIDLHGDRFGFPYGTADLLCAEPSGCDYTYMSFSSTVSINTGQDLLFEVRNRPPQPISSNFTVCISALYGNYNNVLQMIQSIEMYKILGASRVTIYNTNCSQDVDKVLRHYIDEGILDMVPWPIDRHLRTSKEWHYYKGLNAEIGYFGQTAALNDCLYRNMYKSKFVLLNDIDEIILPVKDWDWSSMMENLQNKHPDTSVFRIESHLFPIPVNISGFDMWSHVPGVNILTYHFRLPNKGKNFNAPKMIVNPQDVFQTSIHLAATRKKNSKNIGEDTAILFHCKMRDKYTVKDLVPDDRLMRYNLSLVPNVDKVIQRLFPQQ; this is translated from the coding sequence ATGTGGAGATATTTAAGATTCATGTTCTGCACACTGTCCATATTTGTGTGGGTTGCTGTCATTTCTTTCTCCTACCATATACAGATCAGACATCAGAAGATGAGACTTCAGAAACTTCCCATTGCCATAGACACCATCACAGCTCTGGATCGTCGAACATTTATCATCTCTCCGTATTATGAGCCTAGACTTGGCCAATCAGTCCGGGTCATCGCCATCATCCATGTATCTGTGAAAGAACTCTACTGTATCTTCCATTGTTCCTCCCATCAGAATGTCTTTGTGAGGGCAGAAATAGATCTTCATGGTGACAGATTTGGGTTCCCATATGGAACAGCAGATCTTCTATGTGCAGAACCTTCTGGGTGTGATTACACTTATATGTCTTTCTCTTCAACTGTCTCCATAAATACAGGTCAGGATCTTCTGTTTGAAGTCAGGAACCGTCCACCACAACCAATCTCCTCCAATTTCACCGTATGTATTTCTGCTTTGTATGGAAACTACAACAATGTCCTCCAGATGATCCAGAGTATTGAGATGTACAAGATTCTGGGGGCCTCCAGAGTCACAATCTATAACACCAACTGCTCCCAGGACGTAGACAAGGTGTTACGTCATTACATTGATGAAGGAATTCTAGATATGGTGCCATGGCCAATAGACCGCCATCTTCGGACATCGAAAGAATGGCATTATTACAAAGGACTCAATGCTGAGATTGGATATTTTGGACAAACTGCAGCCCTAAATGATTGTCTATACAGGAACATGTACAAAAGTAAGTTTGTTCTCCTCAATGACATTGATGAAATTATTCTCCCAGTCAAGGACTGGGACTGGTCATCAATGATGGAGAATCTCCAGAACAAACATCCAGATACAAGCGTCTTCCGCATTGAGAGTCATCTCTTCCCCATTCCGGTCAACATCTCTGGATTTGACATGTGGTCTCATGTTCCCGGGGTCAATATTCTTACTTACCATTTCCGACTCCCTAACAAGGGGAAAAACTTCAATGCCCCCAAAATGATTGTGAATCCCCAAGACGTATTTCAAACCTCCATCCACTTAGCTGCGACACgcaaaaaaaattcaaagaatATAGGAGAAGATACGGCCATTCTCTTCCACtgtaaaatgagggacaaatacaCCGTAAAGGACCTTGTTCCAGATGATAGGTTGATGAGATACAATCTGTCCTTAGTGCCCAATGTAGATAAGGTGATCCAGAGACTTTTCCCTCAGCAATAG